TCCTCGAACAGCCGGTAAGCCTCCGGCAGGGCGCATCCGCGATTCTCAAGAATCTTGCGCACTGCCTGCACTTCTCGGCCGTCAACGATCAGTACGTCAATCTCGTCCCATTCCCCCACGCCGCTCATCGTGACAGGCTGCGCACCTCGCCGGGAAACGCCGGGACGCTCTGGTGTTCACGGCTCCGAACGGTGGGCCGCTGCGCAACCCCAACTTCCGTTCTCGGGTCTTCGCGTCGGCCGCTGCCTCGGCGGGCCTGACTCCGCACGACCTGCGGCACACGGCGGCGAGTCTGGCCGTGGCGGCGGGCGCCAACGTCAAGGCGGTGCAGCGGATGCTCGAGCACCCCTCGGCGTCGATGACGCTGGACGTGTACGCCGGCCTCTTCGGTGACGACCTGGACGCGGTCGCCAACCGGCTGGATGAGGCGGTCGCCGCGCGGGATGCGGACTATTTGCGGACTGGCACCGCTGGAGGCGCTGTTGTCGACCTCGGGAAACGGCGAAGCCCAGGTCGATGACCTGGGCTTCTGTACCGAGCCGCCTGACGGAATCGAACCGTCGACCTACGCATTACGAGTGCGTCGCTCTAGCCGACTGAGCTAAGGCGGCAACGATCGTCAAGTGTACGGCACACCCGCACCGCCGGCCGAACGGGATCCCCCCACACCCCGGACCCGGACACCACGGCATCTTCGGTACGTTCACCGGACACCGCTCGCAGTCGGTCAGGACTACCCTGCGGCGGGTGAGCGACGATCGCGTACCGGAACAGCAGCCGATCCCCGAGGCGCACCCGGGCGAGCGGGCCGCCCGCCGGCCGCTGAGCCTCGATCCGTTGGAGCTGGGCTTCACCCCGCGCAAGCCGGTGCCGTGGCTGGCACCGTTCCTGCTGATCAGCACCGGCATCCGGACGCTGCTGGCGATGCTGTTCGGGGCGTACCTGGACAAGCGGGAGTTGCAGAACGCGTTCGGGGACGGGATCTTCCACCAGGTGGGGCCGGACGGCGGGCTCTGGCTGGACTACGTGGCGGACCTGGGCGACGGCTTCGACGCCACCTACTCGGTGGCGTACCTGCTGGCGCAGGCGGAGCTGGAGGTGGCGGGGCATCGGCTGCCCCGGGCGCAGACCCTGGTGATGGGGGGCGACCAGGTCTACCCGTCGGCGTCCTACGAGGCGTACGAGGACCGGGCGAAGGGGCCGTACCAGGCGGCGCTGCCGGCCTCGCCGCCCGAGCGGCCGACCCTCTTCGCGGTCCCCGGCAACCACGACTGGTACGACGGTCTGACCGCCTTCCTGCGGCTCTTCGTCCGGTCAAGGGACCGGCACTTCGGCGGCTGGGGCACCGGGCAGTCCCGCTCGTACTTCGCGGTGGAGCTGCCGGGGGGCTGGTGGCTGCTGGGCCTGGACGACCAGTCCGGGTCGTACCTGGACGATCCGCAGCTCACCTACTTCGACGAGGTCGCCCGGAAGCTCACCCCGCGCTGCAAGGTGATCCTGGCCGTGCCGGAACCGACCTGGGTCAAGGCCGTCGACCACCCCACGGCGTACGACTCGGTCGACTACTTCATCCGTACGATCATCGCCCCGACGGGTGCGCAGGTCCGCCTGCTGCTCTCCGGCGATCTGCACCACTACGCCCGCTACACCGGCCCGGACCGGCAGCTCATCACCTGTGGCGGTGGCGGCGCCTACCTCTACCCCACCCACAAGTTGCCGGAGCGGATCGAGGTGCCGCCGCGGGACACCCCGTCCCGCCGGGCCAGCCGCACCCGCCCGTACGACCTGGTGGCCCGCTTTCCCGACGCGGCCCGCTCCCGGCGCTACGGCTGGGGCATCTTCGCCCGGCTGCCGTTCCGCAACCCGGGCTTCACGACCCTGCTCGGCACGCTGCACACGTTGCTGATGCTGGCGATGGCCGGGGTGGCCGCGCACCGGGCGGGTCCCACCGAGCAGCGGCTGTTCAGCGTGCCGCTGGTGATCATGTTCGTGGTGACCATGCTGAGTGCGGCGTTCTTCGCCAAGCCGCCCAGCGCCGGCGGGAAACGGCACGTCCGGCACTGGATCCTCGGCGTCGGGCACGGCCTGGCCCATGTGGCGCTGGCCGCCCTGGGCACCTGGGCCTGGCTGTCGCTGCCCCTCTACTACTGGCCTTGGCCGCTGCCGGCGGTCGCCGCCGTCGTCGTGTACGGCCCGGTGATCGGCCTGGTCTCCAGCCAGCTGGTCGCGTTGTACCTGCTGGTGGCGGGGGCGTTCGGGGTGAACGTCAACGAGCTCTTCGCCGGCCAGGGCATCGAGGACTCGAAGTCCTTCCTCCGGATGCGGATCGACCCGGACGGCACCCTCACGATCTATCCGATCGCCGTGGACAAGGTCTCCCACGCCTGGCAGCTCAACCCCGACCAGTCCCCCACCGCCTCCTGGCTCACCCCCCAGCACCCCCTCACCCCCCACCTCGCCGAACCTCCCATCACCCTCACCTGACCCACTCCCCTCCCCACCGCCTCCGCCCACGCCCGCGTTGATCAAGAAGTTTGCGTCAGGAAAAGGCCCTCCCGGTGACGCAAACTTCTTGATCAACGCGGTGAGCGGCAGCGCGGTGAGCGGGGGCCGGGGGTGGGGGGGTCAGGCGGGGTAGTGCTGGTCGTGGGCTTGGCGGGGGGCGCAGACGGAGGCTCGGCTGCAGGAGCAGCGGGAGCCGTCGGCGTCCAGGCGGACGGTCACCGCGTCGCGCGGGACGCTGTGGCCGACCACGCGACCGTCGCCCTCGGGGGTGGTCACCCGGCTGCCGACGGGCGGG
This genomic interval from Micromonospora sp. CCTCC AA 2012012 contains the following:
- a CDS encoding tyrosine-type recombinase/integrase — translated: MFTAPNGGPLRNPNFRSRVFASAAASAGLTPHDLRHTAASLAVAAGANVKAVQRMLEHPSASMTLDVYAGLFGDDLDAVANRLDEAVAARDADYLRTGTAGGAVVDLGKRRSPGR
- a CDS encoding metallophosphoesterase family protein; amino-acid sequence: MVKCTAHPHRRPNGIPPHPGPGHHGIFGTFTGHRSQSVRTTLRRVSDDRVPEQQPIPEAHPGERAARRPLSLDPLELGFTPRKPVPWLAPFLLISTGIRTLLAMLFGAYLDKRELQNAFGDGIFHQVGPDGGLWLDYVADLGDGFDATYSVAYLLAQAELEVAGHRLPRAQTLVMGGDQVYPSASYEAYEDRAKGPYQAALPASPPERPTLFAVPGNHDWYDGLTAFLRLFVRSRDRHFGGWGTGQSRSYFAVELPGGWWLLGLDDQSGSYLDDPQLTYFDEVARKLTPRCKVILAVPEPTWVKAVDHPTAYDSVDYFIRTIIAPTGAQVRLLLSGDLHHYARYTGPDRQLITCGGGGAYLYPTHKLPERIEVPPRDTPSRRASRTRPYDLVARFPDAARSRRYGWGIFARLPFRNPGFTTLLGTLHTLLMLAMAGVAAHRAGPTEQRLFSVPLVIMFVVTMLSAAFFAKPPSAGGKRHVRHWILGVGHGLAHVALAALGTWAWLSLPLYYWPWPLPAVAAVVVYGPVIGLVSSQLVALYLLVAGAFGVNVNELFAGQGIEDSKSFLRMRIDPDGTLTIYPIAVDKVSHAWQLNPDQSPTASWLTPQHPLTPHLAEPPITLT